Proteins encoded by one window of Nasonia vitripennis strain AsymCx chromosome 5, Nvit_psr_1.1, whole genome shotgun sequence:
- the LOC100124057 gene encoding intersectin-1 isoform X12, producing the protein MTSPMTPGTDPWVIQMHERARYQQQFDSLKPTNGVITGVQAKDFFLKSQLPPLVLGQIWGLSDTDSDGKMNINEFSIACKLINLKLRGFEVPSSLPPSMIRSLQAFAAVNQGVTSPVAVSQIPPVSPVPNIASVPRPVAAAMPGAMPTTVPGVIPTAIPAAIPKIGPPVVPPMTMPVASQQCRQPVAANTRPSKPARPPPCKVGDPTAKIESGAIPQRPTPPDSIGAGFVPTTGPPPKPQPPSFPNSPVAASPLNPGVPPMIPPVQMVQPITSSASNMDLFDLLMSEGMPPIAPVAPIAPLNTAPVPTAAFSMGQTVPMQAMSSGIIPPLATGATTVPSIVPVVANDISYANGMVGITGIAPTITPPVTPIPASNIAMNGSIIHTPVSTSTPLSTTARPPSIDRVGSVDSQHSQHSVGSPQAVEWSVPHQTKLKYTQLFNTWDRTRSGFLSGPQARNIMVQSQLPQGILAQIWALSDMDSDGRLGCEEFVLAMHLCDMAKAGEVIPTALPLDLIPPTFRRQRQSSVSSQGTADNIDPLAGMPQTSFEDKRKENFDKGQAELERRRKALLEVQRKEQEERERKEREEAEKREKIRLEQERRRQAELEQAMMRQKEIEEEKEEQRKRAQEQREAARKEMERQRQLEWEKQKSQELQAQRQKEQDILLKLKAKNQSLTIELSSLNEKVKELSQKICDTRVGVSTIKTTIDGMRTTRDQQLQEMAALKNKLREQNQRLLTISQEKARLDAKTKANADPAGQEAQKLKQIALKQMEDKIAEMEKEIKDKEKEVENSNKQLEELQNQMEVMFTNCEELNAKFEEKKAKVLEMRQSSNPAAFATAAWGDDAWGDSGGNEVDVDSWPTDEAASVPATTEISTAVKKYRALYEFVARNQDEISFQPGDIIIVPPVQNAEPGWMAGEIRGHTGWFPESYVEPIDVGTSMPVAGDAFTHQDSIEKRMLEGIAEVPENVSDAGSAVGEGPYVEPITPKLGEGQLCNITATTLYQYRPTLEQHLSFGKGETVTIKEQQDVWCYGESSTGTVGWFPKSYVKMDVANGQAATTAPTGDGLNEYYISLYQYASNEAGDLNFNQGEVMLVIKKDGDWWTGVIGDRQGIFPSNYVEKYDVPVQTTTTQEAPAVINKQDGLNEAADKTQDKPRGRKPEIVQVIAPYKATSVEQLDLQKGQLIMIRKKTESGWWEGELQARGKKRQIGWFPASYVKLLTSSSNRSTPVSHRYQDSPTMDPFAEKVMAMYPYKAQNDDELSFEKGDVIVVLTKDEDSWWKGELNGQSGVFPSNYVTPMSDEESDDMPNPRARLNQMAQHNQMAQLNQMAQLNQAVRFDAMERRRQEYIKELIVTEEAYIVDMQLVHEVFEKPLLASMVLTVDEVEKIFINWRDIIACNDNFLRTLRIRRDNSESGIVRMIGDILCESIPRMSAYVRFCSCQITAAVYLQRLTESMPAFVEVAQRCQQDPRTKGMPLSSFLIKPMQRITKYPLIIGKILEYTHPGHPDRQYLQEALAKAEEFCTQVNEGVREKENSDRLEWLQSHVACDGLEEQIVFNSLTNSLGPRKLVHFGILHKAKSGKELVGFLTNDFLLFAQPMKSIPSGQQFSFERNEHQKFKLYRRPIFLQDLVLFNETEMNGSMSATSNGGSDSSTEHSRTLKLSDSKKAITLLAPSVSECSLWVRRITEARRQFAENEKCRLLRQRSKQAQFKACGRILVTVLEGSSLRATTGKCNAFCKVSMGSQEEQTIVVSGTDCPLWNTSMQFQVKDLHEDTLCITIFDKGYFSPDEFLGRAEVRVVDIVRDSTDACGPITKRIRLREVDRGDVVLKLDLRLFGSK; encoded by the exons CATCACAACAATGTAGACAGCCTGTAGCTGCGAACACACGCCCATCAAAGCCTGCTCGACCACCACCTTGTAAAGTTG GAGACCCCACTGCTAAGATCGAAAGTGGTGCTATTCCGCAAAGACCTACACCTCCTGACAGTATCG GGGCTGGATTTGTACCGACGACTGGTCCACCACCAAAGCCGCAACCTCCATCGTTTCCAAATAGTCCAGTAGCTGCATCACCTCTTAATCCTGGTGTACCGCCTATGATTCCACCTGTTCAAATGGTTCAGCCAATAACATCATCAGCTTCTAACATGG ATTTATTCGATCTTTTAATGTCGGAAG GTATGCCTCCAATCGCACCAGTAGCGCCGATTGCTCCATTAAACACAGCACCAGTACCAACAGCAGCCTTCAGCATGGGCCAGACAGTCCCAATGCAAGCTATGTCATCAGGAATAATACCTCCATTAGCTACCGGCGCTACTACAGTACCATCCATTGTCCCAGTGGTTGCAAATGATATTAGTTAtg ctaaTGGGATGGTAGGAATAACAGGAATCGCACCTACTATAACGCCACCAGTGACTCCAATACCAGCAAGTAATATTGCCATGAACGGTAGTATTATACATACTCCAGTATCCACAAGTACACCTCTAAGCACAACTGCCAGACCTCCTAGCATAGATAGAGTTGGGTCTGTAGACTCCCAGCACAGTCAGCATTCCGTCGGCTCACCGCAGGCCGTCGAATGGTCCGTACCGCATCaaacaaaattgaaatatactcAACTTTTTAATACGTGGGATAGAACAAGGTCTGGCTTTTTATCTGGTCCTCAAGCAAGGAATATTATGGTACAGTCGCAGCTACCTCAGGGTATTCTTGCACAAATATG GGCTCTATCTGATATGGATTCTGACGGTCGATTAGGCTGTGAAGAATTTGTTCTAGCGATGCATTTATGCGATATGGCAAAAGCTGGCGAAGTTATTCCGACAGCTCTTCCGCTTGATCTTATTCCACCAACATTTAGAAGACAACGGCAAAGCTCTGTTTCTTCGCAAGGTACTGCTGACAACATTGACCCATTGGCTGGAATGCCACAG ACTTCATTTGAAGATAAGAGGAAAGAAAACTTTGATAAAGGTCAGGCAGAAttagaaagaagaagaaaagcgtTATTAGAAGTTCAACGAAAAGAacaagaagaaagagagaggaaagaaagagaggaagcTGAAAAACGAGAGAAAATAAGATTAGAGCAAGAAAGACGGCGCCAAGCTGAGCTAGAACAGGCAATGATGAGACAAAAAGAaatcgaagaagaaaaagaagaacaacGAAAACGAGCTCAAGAACAAAGAGAAGCTGCAAGAAA GGAAATGGAAAGACAACGTCAATTAGAATGGGAGAAACAAAAGTCCCAGGAGTTGCAAGCCCAACGCCAAAAGGAACAGGACATTCTCCTAAAACTTAAAGCAAAGAACCAGTCATTAACAATTGAACTTAGCTCACTG AATGAGAAAGTCAAGGAATTGTCTCAGAAAATTTGCGACACGCGCGTTGGTGTGTCTACGATTAAAACGACGATTGACGGTATGCGAACAACTCGCGATCAACAATTACAAGAAATGGCAGCGTTGAAAAACAAATTGCGCGAGCAGAATCAGCGGTTACTTACTATCAGCCAAGAAAAAGCAAGACTTGATGCGAAAACGAAAGCGAACGCAGACCCAGCTGGCCAGGAAGCTCAAAAATTAAAGCAGATTGCTTTAAAACAAATGGAAGACAAGATTGCAGAAATGGAAAAAGAAATCAAAGACAAGGAGAAAGAAGTCGAGAACAGCAATAAACAACTAG AGGAGCTACAAAACCAAATGGAGGTGATGTTTACGAATTGCGAAGAACTGAATGCAAAGTTTGAGGAGAAAAAAGCTAAGGTTTTAGAGATGCGACAGAGTTCCAACCCGGCAGCTTTCGCAACTGCTGCATGGGGAGACGATGCTTGGGGCGACTCGGGCGGCAACGAAGTTGACGTCGACTCATGGCCTACAGATGAAGCGGCATCAGTACCAGCAACAACCGAAATATCGACCGCTGTGAAGAAGTACAGGGCGCTTTACGAATTTGTTGCAAGAAACCAGGACGAAATCTCGTTTCAACCTGgcgatattattatt GTTCCTCCTGTACAAAACGCAGAACCTGGATGGATGGCGGGAGAGATACGAGGTCACACGGGCTGGTTTCCAGAATCTTATGTTGAACCTATTGATGTTGGTACAAGTATGCCTGTGGCTGGTGATGCCTTTACACATCAAGACAGCATAGAGAAACGAATGCTAGA AGGAATTGCGGAAGTTCCCGAAAATGTATCGGACGCTGGTTCGGCGGTAGGCGAGGGTCCGTATGTTGAACCAATTACACCAAAACTGGGAGAAGGCCAATTATGTAACATTACGGCAACAACTTTGTACCAATACCGACCGACTCTCGAACAACATCTTTCTTTCGGTAAAGGCGAGACTGTGACAATTAAAGAACAACAGGACGTCTGGTGTTATGGCGAATCAAGTACTGGCACTGTAGGCTGGTTCCCGAAATCCTATGTTAAAATGGATGTAGCGAATGGTCAAGCTGCCACGACGGCTCCTACTGGAGATGGTCTCAATGAATATTACATTTCGTTGTACCAATACGCATCCAACGAGGCAGGTGATCTCAACTTTAATCAAGGCGAAGTCATGCTCGTTATCAAGAAAGATGGAGACTGGTGGACAGGCGTCATCGGAGACAGGCAGGGTATATTCCCGTCGAACTATGTGGAGAAATACGACGTGCCAGTCCAG ACCACCACAACTCAGGAAGCACCTGcagtaataaataaacaagatGGATTGAATGAAGCCGCCGATAAAACGCAAGACAAACCA AGAGGACGAAAACCGGAAATCGTGCAAGTTATTGCCCCCTACAAGGCAACAAGTGTGGAACAACTAGATCTACAAAAGGGCCAGCTGATAATGATTCGCAAAAAGACGGAGTCTGGATGGTGGGAAGGTGAATTGCAG gCTCGCGGTAAGAAAAGACAAATCGGATGGTTCCCAGCATCGTATGTAAAGCTTCTCACTAGCAGTAGTAATCGCAGCACGCCAGTATCCCATCGGTATCAAGATTCACCAACAATGGATCCATTTGCTG AAAAAGTGATGGCAATGTATCCATATAAGGCACAAAATGACGATGAACTTAGTTTCGAAAAGGGAGACGTAATTGTTGTTTTGACTAAAGATGAAGATTCATGGTGGAAAGGCGAATTGAACGGACAGTCTGGAGTATTCCCTAGCAATTACGTGACGCCAATGT CGGACGAAGAATCGGACGACATGCCCAACCCGAGGGCTCGGCTCAACCAAATGGCTCAACACAACCAGATGGCTCAACTCAACCAGATGGCTCAACTTAACCAGGCGGTTCGATTCGATGCTATGGAAAGAAGGAGACAGGAATATATCAAGGAGCTCATTGTCACCGAGGAGGCCTACATCGTCGATATGCAGCTGGTTCATGAG GTCTTTGAGAAGCCACTTCTAGCCAGCATGGTCCTGACGGTGGATGAAGTCGAGAAGATCTTCATTAACTGGAGAGACATTATCGCCTGCAACGACAACTTTCTCAG AACGTTGAGGATAAGGCGAGACAACAGCGAAAGTGGAATCGTTAGGATGATCGGTGACATTCTCTGCGAAAGC ATTCCACGTATGTCCGCCTACGTGAGGTTCTGCAGTTGTCAAATAACGGCCGCCGTGTATCTTCAAAGACTGACAGAGAGTATGCCGGCTTTCGTCGAGGTAGCCCAAAGGTGCCAACAAGATCCTCGGACCAAAGGCATGCCACTCAGCTCTTTCCTCATTAAACCCATGCAGCGAATTACCAAATATCCCTTGATTATTGGCAAG ATACTGGAATATACGCATCCAGGTCATCCTGATAGACAGTATTTACAAGAAGCGTTAGCGAAAGCCGAAGAATTTTGCACGCAG GTAAACGAAGGCGttcgagaaaaagaaaacagtgACAGGCTCGAATGGTTACAGTCGCATGTCGCCTGCGATGGCCTCGAGGAGCAGATAGTCTTCAACTCACTTACGAATTCTCTGGGGCCGCGTAAATTGGTACACTTCGGAATTCTGCACAAAGCCAAAAGTGGCAAGGAATTAGTGGGATTTCTCACTAACGACTTCCTGCTGTTTGCCCAACCGATGAAGTCCATACCCAGTGGTCAGCAGTTCTCTTTCGAAAGGAATGAGCatcaaaaattcaaattgtatAGAAGG CCTATATTCCTGCAAGACTTGGTATTGTTCAACGAAACAGAGATGAATGGCAGCATGAGCGCGACGTCAAACGGTGGCAGCGACAGTTCAACCGAACACTCGCGCACTCTCAAACTCAGTGATTCGAAGAAGGCTATAACCCTGCTGGCACCGTCGGTGAGTGAGTGCTCGCTCTGGGTTAGACGAATCACCGAAGCCCGCCGTCAATTCGCCGAGAACGAGAAGTGCCGGTTGCTGAGACAGCGCTCGA AACAGGCGCAATTCAAAGCATGTGGACGCATTCTCGTGACAGTGCTCGAAGGATCCAGCCTGAGAGCTACGACTG GGAAATGCAATGCGTTTTGCAAGGTTTCCATGGGCTCACAAGAAGAACAAACAATCGTCGTTTCAGGCACAGACTGTCCATTATGGAATACCTCTATGCAGTTTCAAGTCAAAGATCTGCATGAGGATACACTGTGTATTACTATTTTTGATAAGGGATATTTTAGTCCAGACG AGTTTCTCGGCCGAGCGGAAGTTCGGGTAGTTGATATAGTAAGAGATAGTACGGATGCTTGTGGTCCCATCACAAAGCGAATTAGGCTACGAGAAGTCGACAGAGGAGATGTAGTTTTAAAATTAGATCTTCGTCTTTTTGGCAGTAAATAG
- the LOC100124057 gene encoding intersectin-1 isoform X15, translating into MTSPMTPGTDPWVIQMHERARYQQQFDSLKPTNGVITGVQAKDFFLKSQLPPLVLGQIWGLSDTDSDGKMNINEFSIACKLINLKLRGFEVPSSLPPSMIRSLQAFAAVNQGVTSPVAVSQIPPVSPVPNIASVPRPVAAAMPGAMPTTVPGVIPTAIPAAIPKIGPPVVPPMTMPVASQQCRQPVAANTRPSKPARPPPCKVGDPTAKIESGAIPQRPTPPDSIGAGFVPTTGPPPKPQPPSFPNSPVAASPLNPGVPPMIPPVQMVQPITSSASNMDLFDLLMSEGMPPIAPVAPIAPLNTAPVPTAAFSMGQTVPMQAMSSGIIPPLATGATTVPSIVPVVANDISYANGMVGITGIAPTITPPVTPIPASNIAMNGSIIHTPVSTSTPLSTTARPPSIDRVGSVDSQHSQHSVGSPQAVEWSVPHQTKLKYTQLFNTWDRTRSGFLSGPQARNIMVQSQLPQGILAQIWALSDMDSDGRLGCEEFVLAMHLCDMAKAGEVIPTALPLDLIPPTFRRQRQSSVSSQGTADNIDPLAGMPQTSFEDKRKENFDKGQAELERRRKALLEVQRKEQEERERKEREEAEKREKIRLEQERRRQAELEQAMMRQKEIEEEKEEQRKRAQEQREAARKEMERQRQLEWEKQKSQELQAQRQKEQDILLKLKAKNQSLTIELSSLNEKVKELSQKICDTRVGVSTIKTTIDGMRTTRDQQLQEMAALKNKLREQNQRLLTISQEKARLDAKTKANADPAGQEAQKLKQIALKQMEDKIAEMEKEIKDKEKEVENSNKQLEELQNQMEVMFTNCEELNAKFEEKKAKVLEMRQSSNPAAFATAAWGDDAWGDSGGNEVDVDSWPTDEAASVPATTEISTAVKKYRALYEFVARNQDEISFQPGDIIIVPPVQNAEPGWMAGEIRGHTGWFPESYVEPIDVGTSMPVAGDAFTHQDSIEKRMLEGIAEVPENVSDAGSAVGEGPYVEPITPKLGEGQLCNITATTLYQYRPTLEQHLSFGKGETVTIKEQQDVWCYGESSTGTVGWFPKSYVKMDVANGQAATTAPTGDGLNEYYISLYQYASNEAGDLNFNQGEVMLVIKKDGDWWTGVIGDRQGIFPSNYVEKYDVPVQRGRKPEIVQVIAPYKATSVEQLDLQKGQLIMIRKKTESGWWEGELQARGKKRQIGWFPASYVKLLTSSSNRSTPVSHRYQDSPTMDPFAEKVMAMYPYKAQNDDELSFEKGDVIVVLTKDEDSWWKGELNGQSGVFPSNYVTPMSDEESDDMPNPRARLNQMAQHNQMAQLNQMAQLNQAVRFDAMERRRQEYIKELIVTEEAYIVDMQLVHEVFEKPLLASMVLTVDEVEKIFINWRDIIACNDNFLRTLRIRRDNSESGIVRMIGDILCESIPRMSAYVRFCSCQITAAVYLQRLTESMPAFVEVAQRCQQDPRTKGMPLSSFLIKPMQRITKYPLIIGKILEYTHPGHPDRQYLQEALAKAEEFCTQVNEGVREKENSDRLEWLQSHVACDGLEEQIVFNSLTNSLGPRKLVHFGILHKAKSGKELVGFLTNDFLLFAQPMKSIPSGQQFSFERNEHQKFKLYRRPIFLQDLVLFNETEMNGSMSATSNGGSDSSTEHSRTLKLSDSKKAITLLAPSVSECSLWVRRITEARRQFAENEKCRLLRQRSKQAQFKACGRILVTVLEGSSLRATTGKCNAFCKVSMGSQEEQTIVVSGTDCPLWNTSMQFQVKDLHEDTLCITIFDKGYFSPDEFLGRAEVRVVDIVRDSTDACGPITKRIRLREVDRGDVVLKLDLRLFGSK; encoded by the exons CATCACAACAATGTAGACAGCCTGTAGCTGCGAACACACGCCCATCAAAGCCTGCTCGACCACCACCTTGTAAAGTTG GAGACCCCACTGCTAAGATCGAAAGTGGTGCTATTCCGCAAAGACCTACACCTCCTGACAGTATCG GGGCTGGATTTGTACCGACGACTGGTCCACCACCAAAGCCGCAACCTCCATCGTTTCCAAATAGTCCAGTAGCTGCATCACCTCTTAATCCTGGTGTACCGCCTATGATTCCACCTGTTCAAATGGTTCAGCCAATAACATCATCAGCTTCTAACATGG ATTTATTCGATCTTTTAATGTCGGAAG GTATGCCTCCAATCGCACCAGTAGCGCCGATTGCTCCATTAAACACAGCACCAGTACCAACAGCAGCCTTCAGCATGGGCCAGACAGTCCCAATGCAAGCTATGTCATCAGGAATAATACCTCCATTAGCTACCGGCGCTACTACAGTACCATCCATTGTCCCAGTGGTTGCAAATGATATTAGTTAtg ctaaTGGGATGGTAGGAATAACAGGAATCGCACCTACTATAACGCCACCAGTGACTCCAATACCAGCAAGTAATATTGCCATGAACGGTAGTATTATACATACTCCAGTATCCACAAGTACACCTCTAAGCACAACTGCCAGACCTCCTAGCATAGATAGAGTTGGGTCTGTAGACTCCCAGCACAGTCAGCATTCCGTCGGCTCACCGCAGGCCGTCGAATGGTCCGTACCGCATCaaacaaaattgaaatatactcAACTTTTTAATACGTGGGATAGAACAAGGTCTGGCTTTTTATCTGGTCCTCAAGCAAGGAATATTATGGTACAGTCGCAGCTACCTCAGGGTATTCTTGCACAAATATG GGCTCTATCTGATATGGATTCTGACGGTCGATTAGGCTGTGAAGAATTTGTTCTAGCGATGCATTTATGCGATATGGCAAAAGCTGGCGAAGTTATTCCGACAGCTCTTCCGCTTGATCTTATTCCACCAACATTTAGAAGACAACGGCAAAGCTCTGTTTCTTCGCAAGGTACTGCTGACAACATTGACCCATTGGCTGGAATGCCACAG ACTTCATTTGAAGATAAGAGGAAAGAAAACTTTGATAAAGGTCAGGCAGAAttagaaagaagaagaaaagcgtTATTAGAAGTTCAACGAAAAGAacaagaagaaagagagaggaaagaaagagaggaagcTGAAAAACGAGAGAAAATAAGATTAGAGCAAGAAAGACGGCGCCAAGCTGAGCTAGAACAGGCAATGATGAGACAAAAAGAaatcgaagaagaaaaagaagaacaacGAAAACGAGCTCAAGAACAAAGAGAAGCTGCAAGAAA GGAAATGGAAAGACAACGTCAATTAGAATGGGAGAAACAAAAGTCCCAGGAGTTGCAAGCCCAACGCCAAAAGGAACAGGACATTCTCCTAAAACTTAAAGCAAAGAACCAGTCATTAACAATTGAACTTAGCTCACTG AATGAGAAAGTCAAGGAATTGTCTCAGAAAATTTGCGACACGCGCGTTGGTGTGTCTACGATTAAAACGACGATTGACGGTATGCGAACAACTCGCGATCAACAATTACAAGAAATGGCAGCGTTGAAAAACAAATTGCGCGAGCAGAATCAGCGGTTACTTACTATCAGCCAAGAAAAAGCAAGACTTGATGCGAAAACGAAAGCGAACGCAGACCCAGCTGGCCAGGAAGCTCAAAAATTAAAGCAGATTGCTTTAAAACAAATGGAAGACAAGATTGCAGAAATGGAAAAAGAAATCAAAGACAAGGAGAAAGAAGTCGAGAACAGCAATAAACAACTAG AGGAGCTACAAAACCAAATGGAGGTGATGTTTACGAATTGCGAAGAACTGAATGCAAAGTTTGAGGAGAAAAAAGCTAAGGTTTTAGAGATGCGACAGAGTTCCAACCCGGCAGCTTTCGCAACTGCTGCATGGGGAGACGATGCTTGGGGCGACTCGGGCGGCAACGAAGTTGACGTCGACTCATGGCCTACAGATGAAGCGGCATCAGTACCAGCAACAACCGAAATATCGACCGCTGTGAAGAAGTACAGGGCGCTTTACGAATTTGTTGCAAGAAACCAGGACGAAATCTCGTTTCAACCTGgcgatattattatt GTTCCTCCTGTACAAAACGCAGAACCTGGATGGATGGCGGGAGAGATACGAGGTCACACGGGCTGGTTTCCAGAATCTTATGTTGAACCTATTGATGTTGGTACAAGTATGCCTGTGGCTGGTGATGCCTTTACACATCAAGACAGCATAGAGAAACGAATGCTAGA AGGAATTGCGGAAGTTCCCGAAAATGTATCGGACGCTGGTTCGGCGGTAGGCGAGGGTCCGTATGTTGAACCAATTACACCAAAACTGGGAGAAGGCCAATTATGTAACATTACGGCAACAACTTTGTACCAATACCGACCGACTCTCGAACAACATCTTTCTTTCGGTAAAGGCGAGACTGTGACAATTAAAGAACAACAGGACGTCTGGTGTTATGGCGAATCAAGTACTGGCACTGTAGGCTGGTTCCCGAAATCCTATGTTAAAATGGATGTAGCGAATGGTCAAGCTGCCACGACGGCTCCTACTGGAGATGGTCTCAATGAATATTACATTTCGTTGTACCAATACGCATCCAACGAGGCAGGTGATCTCAACTTTAATCAAGGCGAAGTCATGCTCGTTATCAAGAAAGATGGAGACTGGTGGACAGGCGTCATCGGAGACAGGCAGGGTATATTCCCGTCGAACTATGTGGAGAAATACGACGTGCCAGTCCAG AGAGGACGAAAACCGGAAATCGTGCAAGTTATTGCCCCCTACAAGGCAACAAGTGTGGAACAACTAGATCTACAAAAGGGCCAGCTGATAATGATTCGCAAAAAGACGGAGTCTGGATGGTGGGAAGGTGAATTGCAG gCTCGCGGTAAGAAAAGACAAATCGGATGGTTCCCAGCATCGTATGTAAAGCTTCTCACTAGCAGTAGTAATCGCAGCACGCCAGTATCCCATCGGTATCAAGATTCACCAACAATGGATCCATTTGCTG AAAAAGTGATGGCAATGTATCCATATAAGGCACAAAATGACGATGAACTTAGTTTCGAAAAGGGAGACGTAATTGTTGTTTTGACTAAAGATGAAGATTCATGGTGGAAAGGCGAATTGAACGGACAGTCTGGAGTATTCCCTAGCAATTACGTGACGCCAATGT CGGACGAAGAATCGGACGACATGCCCAACCCGAGGGCTCGGCTCAACCAAATGGCTCAACACAACCAGATGGCTCAACTCAACCAGATGGCTCAACTTAACCAGGCGGTTCGATTCGATGCTATGGAAAGAAGGAGACAGGAATATATCAAGGAGCTCATTGTCACCGAGGAGGCCTACATCGTCGATATGCAGCTGGTTCATGAG GTCTTTGAGAAGCCACTTCTAGCCAGCATGGTCCTGACGGTGGATGAAGTCGAGAAGATCTTCATTAACTGGAGAGACATTATCGCCTGCAACGACAACTTTCTCAG AACGTTGAGGATAAGGCGAGACAACAGCGAAAGTGGAATCGTTAGGATGATCGGTGACATTCTCTGCGAAAGC ATTCCACGTATGTCCGCCTACGTGAGGTTCTGCAGTTGTCAAATAACGGCCGCCGTGTATCTTCAAAGACTGACAGAGAGTATGCCGGCTTTCGTCGAGGTAGCCCAAAGGTGCCAACAAGATCCTCGGACCAAAGGCATGCCACTCAGCTCTTTCCTCATTAAACCCATGCAGCGAATTACCAAATATCCCTTGATTATTGGCAAG ATACTGGAATATACGCATCCAGGTCATCCTGATAGACAGTATTTACAAGAAGCGTTAGCGAAAGCCGAAGAATTTTGCACGCAG GTAAACGAAGGCGttcgagaaaaagaaaacagtgACAGGCTCGAATGGTTACAGTCGCATGTCGCCTGCGATGGCCTCGAGGAGCAGATAGTCTTCAACTCACTTACGAATTCTCTGGGGCCGCGTAAATTGGTACACTTCGGAATTCTGCACAAAGCCAAAAGTGGCAAGGAATTAGTGGGATTTCTCACTAACGACTTCCTGCTGTTTGCCCAACCGATGAAGTCCATACCCAGTGGTCAGCAGTTCTCTTTCGAAAGGAATGAGCatcaaaaattcaaattgtatAGAAGG CCTATATTCCTGCAAGACTTGGTATTGTTCAACGAAACAGAGATGAATGGCAGCATGAGCGCGACGTCAAACGGTGGCAGCGACAGTTCAACCGAACACTCGCGCACTCTCAAACTCAGTGATTCGAAGAAGGCTATAACCCTGCTGGCACCGTCGGTGAGTGAGTGCTCGCTCTGGGTTAGACGAATCACCGAAGCCCGCCGTCAATTCGCCGAGAACGAGAAGTGCCGGTTGCTGAGACAGCGCTCGA AACAGGCGCAATTCAAAGCATGTGGACGCATTCTCGTGACAGTGCTCGAAGGATCCAGCCTGAGAGCTACGACTG GGAAATGCAATGCGTTTTGCAAGGTTTCCATGGGCTCACAAGAAGAACAAACAATCGTCGTTTCAGGCACAGACTGTCCATTATGGAATACCTCTATGCAGTTTCAAGTCAAAGATCTGCATGAGGATACACTGTGTATTACTATTTTTGATAAGGGATATTTTAGTCCAGACG AGTTTCTCGGCCGAGCGGAAGTTCGGGTAGTTGATATAGTAAGAGATAGTACGGATGCTTGTGGTCCCATCACAAAGCGAATTAGGCTACGAGAAGTCGACAGAGGAGATGTAGTTTTAAAATTAGATCTTCGTCTTTTTGGCAGTAAATAG